One window of Balneolales bacterium ANBcel1 genomic DNA carries:
- the hisC gene encoding histidinol-phosphate transaminase gives MAEPKKPFNPEPWIRPNIRTLSPYHAARDDFQEGILLDANENSFGPAIPTDRPLHRYPDTNLNVLRAKWAAYRGLAPDQVFVGVGSDEAIDLLMRVFCEPGRDEIVTTPPTYGMYKVSARINNVGVSEAALTSDFQLDAQIVLSRVTQRTKLIMLCSPNNPTANSLGEKEIRRILNDFKRLVVVDEAYVDFSSRESLCSLIDEYPNLVVLQTLSKAFGMAAIRMGAALAHPAVISWMMKVKAPYNVNSLTAELALEAFEHTDRMREHVEKIKAERTRLAEALAGHRDVVTVFPSDTNFLLVRFRKALEWYRHLASRGVIVRYRGDQIHCEDTLRITTGTAAENDRLLEELNNHDAP, from the coding sequence ATGGCAGAACCCAAAAAACCATTTAATCCCGAGCCGTGGATTCGTCCGAATATCCGAACGCTCTCTCCCTATCATGCCGCACGTGACGATTTTCAGGAGGGGATCCTGCTGGATGCCAATGAAAACAGCTTCGGGCCCGCCATTCCCACAGACCGGCCGCTGCATCGGTACCCGGATACCAATCTGAATGTACTTAGAGCAAAGTGGGCGGCTTATCGGGGACTGGCCCCGGATCAGGTATTTGTCGGTGTGGGCAGTGATGAAGCCATCGACCTTCTTATGCGCGTTTTCTGCGAACCGGGCAGGGATGAAATCGTGACAACCCCCCCCACCTACGGGATGTACAAGGTCTCGGCTCGCATTAACAACGTCGGGGTTTCGGAAGCGGCTCTTACCAGTGACTTTCAGCTTGATGCGCAGATTGTATTGTCACGCGTCACCCAGCGCACGAAGCTCATTATGCTATGCTCTCCCAACAATCCGACCGCCAACAGCCTTGGCGAAAAAGAAATCAGACGTATACTCAATGACTTCAAGCGACTGGTGGTTGTCGACGAAGCCTATGTCGACTTCAGCAGCCGGGAAAGCCTTTGCAGCCTGATTGATGAATATCCGAACCTGGTGGTACTGCAGACACTGTCCAAGGCGTTCGGAATGGCAGCCATCCGCATGGGCGCCGCGCTGGCACATCCGGCTGTTATTTCCTGGATGATGAAGGTCAAGGCTCCCTACAATGTGAACAGCCTTACAGCCGAACTAGCGTTGGAAGCTTTCGAACACACTGACCGAATGCGGGAGCATGTTGAAAAAATCAAAGCCGAGCGAACCCGGCTTGCCGAAGCCCTTGCCGGCCATCGTGATGTTGTGACCGTATTTCCATCCGACACCAATTTTCTGCTCGTCCGCTTCCGCAAAGCCCTGGAGTGGTACCGACATCTGGCATCCAGAGGCGTCATTGTGCGGTATCGCGGTGACCAGATTCATTGCGAAGATACGCTTCGTATCACCACTGGAACAGCCGCTGAAAATGATCGCCTGCTTGAAGAGCTCAATAATCATGACGCGCCATGA
- the metH gene encoding methionine synthase, with protein MHDIRQALAKRILVLDGAMGTMIQEHRLSEEDFRGDRFRDHTCELQGNNDLLSITRPALVASIHEAFLEAGADILETNTFSSNPVSQKDYDLEELVYELNYASASIARKAADDFTRKDPEKPRFVAGAMGPTNRTLSLSPDVNDPGFRAVTFDEMVACYAAQIPGLMDGGADVLLVETVFDTLNCKAALFAIQNYRRESGNNVPVMISGTIVDQSGRTLSGQTTEAFWISISHMPNLLSVGLNCALGSSQMRPFIKELSEIATVPVTLYPNAGLPNEFGGYDESPDFMGEQLEEYLREGWLNVIGGCCGTTPEHIARFSSIAAGHRPRPIPEAEPYLRLSGLEPLVVRPETNFVNVGERTNVTGSLKFKRLIREEQYEEALSVAREQIENGAQIIDVNMDEGMLESESVMTTFLNLMTAEPDISRVPVMVDSSKWSVLEAGLKCLQGRSIVNSLSLKEGEDIFLEQARKVRDYGAAVIVMAFDEQGQADSYERRIEICERAYRLLVDTIGFPPQDIIFDPNILTVATGIEEHNNYAVDFLKATEWIKKNLPHAKVSGGVSNISFSFRGNNPVREAMHASFLYHAIRAGLDMGIVNASQLEVYEEIPKDLLERVEDVLFNRRRDATERLVDFAETVREKAAGPAKTDEWRSRPVNKRLEHALLKGIVDYIEEDTEEARKQYDQALEVIEGPLMDGMNIVGDLFGEGKMFLPQVVKSARVMKKAVAYLIPFIEEEKKRQKDTRPKGKVLLATVKGDVHDIGKNIVAVVLGCNNYEVIDLGVMVPSRKIMDEAVAQKVDVIGVSGLITPSLDEMVGLAREMESQGMDLPLLIGGATTSRIHTAVKIAPEYRSPVIHVLDASKSVPVVSNLLSDSARKGLVDRVRTEYQQLREKHSKRTQTKSYATLEQARENRTPIIWGEKDVAVPKRTGIIPLEAPDLKTLSRYIDWTPFFITWQLTGKYPAILQDPEAGEQARKLFDDARHMLDRIIAEQWLQPQAVCGIFPANSVGDDIEVYEDESRSRVKARLCMLRQQTRKRKGQPNRALSDFVAPKESGLADYIGGFAVTAGHGIEEPLARFEEDQDDYSAIMLKALADRLAEAAAEWLHEKVRIELWGYAPDENLDNEALIKEKYRGIRPAPGYPANPDHTEKETLFSLIEATERTGITLTESYAMHPAASVSGLYIAHPEAAYFALGTIVRDQVADYAQRKKMTLEEAEKWLGPQLAYDPASERKEPA; from the coding sequence ATGCACGACATTCGACAAGCACTTGCAAAGCGCATCCTGGTACTTGACGGAGCCATGGGAACCATGATCCAGGAACACCGGCTCTCCGAAGAGGACTTCCGGGGCGACCGGTTCCGCGATCACACGTGCGAGCTCCAGGGAAACAACGATCTGCTGAGCATCACCCGTCCCGCCCTTGTTGCCTCCATCCACGAAGCATTTCTGGAGGCCGGTGCCGATATACTGGAGACCAATACTTTCAGCTCGAATCCCGTTTCGCAGAAAGATTACGATCTGGAGGAGCTTGTCTATGAGCTGAATTACGCCTCGGCCTCCATCGCCCGCAAGGCCGCCGACGACTTCACCCGAAAAGATCCGGAGAAACCCCGTTTCGTAGCCGGCGCCATGGGTCCGACCAACCGGACTCTCTCCCTCTCCCCCGATGTCAACGACCCCGGTTTCCGCGCGGTTACCTTCGACGAAATGGTCGCCTGTTACGCCGCACAGATTCCCGGCCTGATGGACGGCGGGGCCGATGTGCTGCTGGTTGAAACCGTATTCGACACCCTGAACTGCAAGGCCGCCCTGTTCGCCATCCAGAATTATCGCCGGGAGAGCGGAAACAATGTCCCGGTAATGATTTCGGGCACGATCGTGGACCAAAGCGGGCGCACCCTCTCGGGCCAGACCACCGAAGCATTCTGGATCTCCATCTCCCACATGCCCAACCTGCTGAGTGTCGGTCTGAATTGCGCTCTCGGCTCCAGCCAGATGCGCCCCTTTATCAAGGAGCTCTCCGAAATCGCCACCGTGCCGGTTACCCTGTACCCGAACGCCGGGCTGCCCAACGAATTCGGCGGATATGACGAATCCCCCGACTTCATGGGCGAACAACTTGAAGAGTACCTCAGGGAGGGGTGGCTGAATGTCATCGGAGGCTGCTGCGGGACAACGCCGGAGCACATCGCCCGTTTTTCCAGCATCGCGGCCGGACACCGGCCCCGCCCCATTCCCGAAGCGGAGCCCTATCTGCGATTAAGCGGACTGGAACCGCTCGTTGTCCGCCCGGAGACCAATTTCGTCAATGTCGGTGAGCGAACCAATGTCACCGGCTCTCTGAAATTCAAGCGCCTCATCCGTGAGGAGCAGTACGAGGAGGCGCTATCGGTTGCCCGTGAACAGATCGAGAACGGCGCGCAGATCATCGATGTAAACATGGATGAGGGGATGCTGGAGTCGGAAAGCGTTATGACCACCTTCCTCAACCTGATGACGGCCGAACCGGATATCTCCCGGGTGCCGGTGATGGTCGACTCCTCCAAATGGTCGGTTCTCGAAGCGGGGCTCAAATGCCTCCAGGGGCGGTCGATCGTCAACTCTCTGAGCCTCAAGGAGGGAGAAGATATCTTCCTGGAGCAGGCCCGAAAGGTACGTGACTACGGGGCGGCGGTCATTGTCATGGCTTTTGACGAACAGGGGCAGGCCGACTCTTACGAACGGCGCATCGAAATCTGTGAGCGCGCCTATCGGCTGCTGGTGGATACAATCGGATTCCCGCCCCAGGACATCATTTTCGACCCCAACATCCTGACGGTTGCCACCGGTATCGAAGAGCACAACAATTACGCCGTCGATTTTCTGAAGGCCACGGAATGGATTAAAAAGAACCTGCCCCATGCGAAAGTAAGCGGCGGCGTGAGCAACATCTCCTTCTCCTTCCGCGGAAACAATCCGGTAAGGGAGGCGATGCACGCCTCCTTTCTGTACCATGCGATCAGGGCGGGACTTGATATGGGGATTGTCAACGCCTCCCAGCTTGAGGTGTACGAAGAGATCCCCAAAGATCTTCTGGAGCGGGTGGAGGATGTCCTTTTTAACCGGCGCCGCGATGCCACCGAGCGCCTGGTCGATTTTGCAGAGACGGTCAGGGAAAAAGCCGCCGGACCCGCGAAAACGGACGAGTGGCGCAGCCGTCCGGTCAACAAGCGCCTGGAACACGCCCTGCTCAAGGGAATCGTGGATTATATTGAGGAAGATACCGAAGAGGCCCGCAAACAGTATGACCAGGCTCTGGAGGTGATAGAGGGGCCGCTCATGGATGGGATGAATATTGTGGGGGACCTGTTCGGCGAAGGCAAGATGTTCCTGCCGCAGGTGGTAAAGAGCGCCCGAGTAATGAAAAAGGCGGTGGCCTATCTGATCCCCTTCATCGAAGAGGAGAAAAAGCGGCAGAAAGATACGCGGCCCAAGGGCAAGGTACTGCTGGCCACGGTCAAGGGCGATGTACACGACATCGGGAAAAATATCGTCGCTGTGGTCCTGGGGTGCAACAACTATGAAGTGATCGACCTTGGCGTGATGGTGCCTTCCCGGAAAATCATGGATGAGGCCGTTGCACAGAAAGTGGATGTGATCGGGGTCAGCGGCCTCATAACCCCCTCGCTTGACGAGATGGTCGGCCTGGCCCGGGAAATGGAGTCGCAAGGAATGGATCTCCCGCTGCTTATCGGCGGTGCAACCACCTCCCGCATCCACACGGCTGTCAAGATCGCGCCGGAATACCGGTCGCCGGTTATCCATGTACTCGACGCCTCCAAAAGCGTGCCCGTGGTGAGCAACCTGCTCTCCGACAGCGCCCGGAAGGGGCTGGTTGACCGGGTGCGGACCGAGTATCAGCAGCTCAGAGAAAAGCATTCAAAACGGACGCAGACCAAGAGCTATGCCACGCTGGAGCAGGCGCGGGAGAACCGGACTCCCATCATCTGGGGAGAGAAGGATGTCGCGGTGCCGAAGCGTACCGGAATTATTCCGTTGGAAGCCCCCGACCTCAAGACCCTCAGCAGATACATTGACTGGACCCCGTTCTTCATAACCTGGCAGCTCACGGGCAAATATCCTGCCATCCTGCAAGACCCCGAAGCCGGTGAACAGGCTCGCAAACTGTTTGACGACGCGCGTCACATGCTGGACCGAATCATCGCGGAGCAGTGGCTCCAACCGCAAGCGGTATGCGGGATTTTCCCCGCGAACAGCGTCGGCGACGACATTGAAGTGTATGAAGATGAGTCCCGGAGCCGCGTCAAGGCCCGGCTCTGCATGCTTCGGCAACAGACCCGCAAACGGAAGGGGCAACCCAACCGGGCGCTGTCCGACTTTGTCGCGCCCAAAGAGAGCGGCCTCGCCGATTACATCGGCGGATTTGCCGTGACGGCCGGACACGGTATTGAAGAGCCCCTGGCACGTTTTGAAGAAGACCAGGACGACTACAGCGCCATCATGCTTAAAGCGCTGGCCGACCGGCTTGCCGAAGCGGCCGCCGAGTGGCTCCATGAAAAGGTGCGGATAGAACTGTGGGGATATGCTCCGGACGAAAACCTGGATAACGAAGCGCTCATAAAGGAAAAATACCGGGGTATCCGCCCGGCACCGGGGTACCCGGCCAATCCGGACCATACCGAAAAAGAGACCCTCTTCAGCCTGATCGAAGCCACTGAAAGAACCGGCATCACCCTCACCGAAAGTTACGCCATGCATCCTGCGGCTTCGGTATCCGGACTCTACATCGCTCACCCCGAAGCGGCGTATTTTGCACTGGGCACCATCGTAAGGGACCAGGTCGCCGATTACGCGCAACGCAAAAAAATGACGCTGGAAGAAGCCGAGAAATGGCT
- the yihA gene encoding ribosome biogenesis GTP-binding protein YihA/YsxC, with amino-acid sequence MTIQKAEYVLSAPDLSTCPDGGLPEVCFAGRSNVGKSSVINALTRRKKLAHTSNTPGKTRSLNYYIIDDAWYLVDMPGYGYAKISKGEQSRWGREMKRYLMERDTLRLVVVLLDIRHTPSSLDEEFLFWLGNHQIPFCVVANKADKISKNRQQQQKSSIQKLIKEMNIDVPVFTSSAGKPETLDPLQAFIGDFLAVSNL; translated from the coding sequence ATGACCATACAAAAAGCGGAATATGTGCTGAGCGCTCCGGATCTGTCGACATGTCCGGACGGCGGGCTGCCGGAGGTCTGCTTCGCCGGACGTTCCAACGTCGGGAAGTCATCGGTCATCAACGCGTTGACCCGCCGCAAAAAGCTGGCCCACACCAGCAACACCCCCGGCAAGACCCGCAGCCTCAATTATTACATCATCGACGATGCGTGGTATCTTGTTGATATGCCCGGATACGGATATGCAAAAATATCCAAAGGGGAGCAGTCGCGCTGGGGCCGGGAAATGAAACGCTACCTGATGGAGCGGGATACGCTGCGGCTTGTGGTTGTACTTCTGGACATACGCCATACGCCCTCGTCACTGGACGAGGAGTTTCTTTTCTGGCTGGGGAACCATCAGATACCGTTTTGCGTGGTAGCCAACAAAGCCGACAAGATTTCAAAGAACCGTCAACAGCAGCAGAAGAGCAGCATACAGAAATTGATTAAGGAGATGAATATCGACGTACCGGTCTTTACATCGTCGGCGGGAAAACCGGAAACACTGGACCCCCTTCAAGCTTTCATCGGGGATTTTCTTGCTGTTTCCAATCTCTGA
- the hisB gene encoding imidazoleglycerol-phosphate dehydratase HisB, which yields MPSKLLLHVHPDALAPDRDNLYMRSESLSALKKLSVNGIRLAGNPAEYGKNAAILIAQEDILFGDTPDSDPQISALPALHVRCDSTGSLVLSAEDKPDRTFPGWPELAGHLMLGHRSASHVRKTGETDISVVINLDGTGIADIQTGISFYDHMLEQISRHGYMDLSIRCNGDLHIDEHHTIEDTAITLGEAIGLALENKRGIGRYGFVVAMDETRSLVALDLSGRPWCVFEGAFRREKVGDFPTEMTSHFFHSLAMSLKATLHVSVKGENDHHQIEACFKALARSLRQAVDRNENYLDILPSSKGLL from the coding sequence ATGCCCTCCAAATTGCTTCTTCATGTCCATCCTGACGCACTCGCTCCGGATCGCGACAACCTCTATATGAGATCGGAATCTCTGAGCGCGCTCAAGAAACTTTCCGTCAACGGCATTCGACTGGCCGGCAATCCCGCTGAATATGGCAAAAACGCAGCGATACTGATAGCGCAGGAAGACATCCTCTTTGGCGATACTCCCGATTCCGACCCGCAGATTTCGGCTCTGCCCGCCCTCCATGTCCGCTGCGACAGCACCGGAAGCCTGGTGCTGTCCGCCGAAGATAAACCCGACCGGACCTTCCCCGGATGGCCCGAACTGGCCGGCCACCTCATGCTCGGACACCGTTCCGCATCCCACGTCAGAAAAACGGGAGAAACCGATATTTCGGTGGTTATAAACCTGGACGGTACCGGCATCGCAGATATCCAAACCGGTATTTCGTTTTACGATCACATGCTGGAACAAATATCCCGGCATGGCTATATGGATCTTTCCATACGCTGCAACGGAGATTTACACATTGACGAGCATCACACAATCGAAGACACCGCTATAACGTTGGGTGAAGCCATTGGCCTGGCCCTGGAAAACAAACGGGGTATCGGCAGGTACGGTTTTGTAGTAGCCATGGACGAAACCCGTTCTCTGGTGGCACTGGATTTGTCTGGACGGCCCTGGTGTGTTTTCGAGGGTGCCTTCCGCCGGGAAAAAGTCGGTGATTTTCCGACGGAGATGACCTCCCACTTTTTCCATTCGCTGGCCATGTCGCTGAAGGCGACGCTTCATGTATCCGTCAAGGGAGAGAACGACCATCACCAGATCGAGGCCTGTTTCAAGGCGCTGGCAAGATCGTTGCGTCAGGCAGTTGACCGGAACGAAAATTATCTCGACATTCTGCCTTCTTCAAAAGGACTGTTATGA
- the purF gene encoding amidophosphoribosyltransferase gives MSDKPHDYCGIFGIFNHPEAAVYTYYGLHALQHRGQESAGIVTSWFDPAKSIPVMPQHKGFGLVLNVFENQKIFTEKLLGHAAIGHNRYSTSGSAVNATNIQPFRVHYKNGNLAIGHNGNLTNANSLRKRLENRGVIFQSTSDTELILHLISHSEKSTQLDQIMDALQQIEGAYCLVLLTDDKLIAVRDPNGFRPLALGRNGESWLVASETCAFDINDVTYVRDVNPGEVVIIDRQTIEDGEPRSMHLERKKDTGVSQCIFEYVYFARPDSRIFGENTDKVRRKIGKYLAREHPIPEVTGTKTGKHPIVISVPDSSNTAALGYAHENQKNGYDCKYEIGLIRNHYVGRTFISPGQASRDLKVRTKFNTVKGVLQDRVVFLVDDSIVRGTTSAHLVKMIRKAGPREIHFLVSSPPIIHPCFYGMDFPSPDELIANVHDKDLDRMRRAIGVDSLRYLSPEGLVNAVREAQPEGLGYCTACFTGEYPVPVTSRMLKEENEFY, from the coding sequence ATGTCCGACAAACCACACGACTATTGCGGTATTTTCGGGATTTTCAACCACCCCGAAGCCGCTGTCTACACTTACTATGGCCTGCACGCGCTGCAGCACCGGGGTCAGGAATCGGCCGGTATCGTAACCTCCTGGTTTGATCCGGCTAAAAGCATCCCTGTGATGCCGCAGCACAAGGGTTTCGGGCTGGTGCTGAATGTTTTCGAAAACCAGAAAATTTTTACCGAAAAGCTGCTGGGGCACGCGGCCATTGGTCACAACCGGTATTCAACTTCCGGATCGGCGGTCAACGCTACCAACATCCAGCCGTTTCGTGTTCACTACAAAAACGGCAACCTGGCAATCGGCCATAACGGAAACCTGACCAATGCCAACAGCCTCAGAAAGAGACTGGAAAACCGGGGCGTCATTTTTCAGAGCACATCCGACACCGAGCTGATTCTGCATTTGATCTCCCACAGTGAAAAATCGACACAGCTGGATCAGATCATGGACGCGTTGCAGCAGATCGAGGGCGCCTACTGCCTGGTTCTGCTTACCGACGACAAGCTGATCGCGGTCCGTGACCCCAACGGCTTTCGTCCGCTTGCCCTCGGCAGAAATGGTGAAAGCTGGCTGGTTGCCAGTGAGACCTGCGCGTTCGATATCAATGATGTCACATATGTCCGTGACGTCAACCCCGGAGAGGTGGTCATCATCGACCGGCAAACTATCGAAGACGGAGAGCCGCGCTCGATGCATCTGGAGCGGAAGAAGGATACCGGAGTTAGTCAGTGCATTTTTGAATATGTCTATTTTGCACGCCCCGACAGCCGCATTTTCGGCGAAAACACGGATAAAGTCCGCCGGAAAATCGGCAAATACCTGGCCCGTGAGCATCCGATCCCCGAAGTGACCGGCACCAAAACCGGCAAGCACCCGATCGTCATTTCTGTTCCCGACTCCAGCAATACGGCCGCTTTGGGTTATGCGCATGAAAATCAGAAAAACGGCTACGACTGCAAATACGAAATCGGACTGATCCGCAACCACTACGTGGGCCGCACCTTCATTTCCCCGGGCCAGGCTTCACGCGACCTGAAGGTACGGACCAAGTTCAATACGGTGAAGGGGGTTCTTCAGGACCGGGTAGTTTTTCTGGTGGATGATTCCATCGTGCGCGGAACCACCTCGGCGCATCTGGTTAAAATGATCCGCAAGGCCGGGCCCAGGGAAATACACTTTCTGGTCAGCTCCCCGCCCATCATCCATCCCTGCTTTTACGGAATGGACTTTCCGAGTCCGGATGAACTCATTGCGAATGTCCACGACAAAGACCTGGACCGCATGAGGCGGGCCATCGGAGTCGATTCCCTGCGCTATCTCTCGCCGGAGGGACTGGTGAACGCGGTCAGGGAGGCGCAGCCCGAGGGACTCGGTTACTGCACGGCCTGTTTTACCGGCGAGTACCCGGTACCGGTAACCTCCCGCATGCTAAAAGAAGAAAACGAATTTTATTGA
- the hisH gene encoding imidazole glycerol phosphate synthase subunit HisH translates to MIAIIDYKAGNLASVSNAMDRLKAAYRITNKISVLEDADAVIFPGVGHAGSAMRDLQANGLDTWLRQTRKPVLGICLGMQLLYEDTTEGPTRTLGIVPGRLKRFLPEKGKVPHMGWNTVLPAGTDPAVEAPPPSGDPSPDLGQTHPLFNNITPGTHFYHVHSYYAPVTGHTIAQSRYSEPFTAAVAFNNFMGVQFHPEKSGIPGQQVLQNFVDLVYGRQPMNGG, encoded by the coding sequence ATGATTGCCATTATTGATTACAAAGCGGGAAACCTGGCATCGGTGTCCAATGCGATGGACCGCCTCAAGGCTGCATACCGTATCACCAACAAAATTTCCGTACTGGAGGATGCCGACGCCGTAATCTTCCCTGGAGTAGGCCACGCCGGCTCTGCCATGAGGGATCTGCAGGCAAACGGCCTGGACACCTGGCTGCGTCAAACCCGTAAACCCGTGCTTGGAATATGCCTGGGAATGCAGCTTCTCTACGAGGATACCACGGAAGGCCCTACCCGGACCCTTGGAATTGTACCCGGGCGACTGAAACGATTTCTGCCCGAGAAAGGGAAAGTGCCTCACATGGGCTGGAATACCGTTTTGCCTGCGGGCACCGATCCTGCCGTCGAAGCGCCACCCCCATCCGGCGATCCTTCACCGGACCTGGGTCAGACGCATCCACTGTTCAACAATATCACACCGGGCACCCATTTTTACCATGTACACAGCTACTATGCGCCAGTGACCGGTCACACCATAGCACAGTCACGCTACTCCGAGCCCTTCACAGCGGCTGTCGCATTCAATAACTTTATGGGGGTACAGTTTCACCCTGAAAAGTCCGGGATTCCGGGCCAGCAGGTCCTGCAAAACTTTGTGGATCTGGTATATGGAAGACAGCCCATGAACGGGGGCTGA
- the serA gene encoding phosphoglycerate dehydrogenase, whose protein sequence is MAYKALLLDGVDPVCGEIFEQRGFEVTEASGMQSDELEKIIGDYHAMVVRSATKVTLPLLEKAVNMRVVGRAGVGVDNIDLDAATRMGILVMNTPDGNTISTAEHTCGMILALSRNIPAAVSSLKEGRWDRKKYLGTEIHGKTLGIIGLGKIGSGVAARMKSFGMHIIGFDPYTTHERAAEMGVEMKGLDEILASADYLTVHTPLTDQTRDLVSQKNADRIKPGIKLINCARGGIYNESDLLSLIERGIVSGAALDVYSNEPPSDDLKELLQHPAVICTPHLGASTQEAQGKVAEQIARQIADAIEQKGFQGSLNGKSIALSTNKEVQPFLQLAERFGHFLSQIAPKHTEELSITYSGTCAKHSQVLTDSLLSGFMKGSVDDVVNLINARYHAETRGLKISETISRETQTYSDLITVDLGPKADYRKLCATPFGENDYRIVSIDGFSIEIHLEGEIILYQNIDKPGMLAATSGALAKRDINIASLSLGRDLKNAQAITAFTVDTTLDEKDVDYIHRIDGVNVVKYVSIRV, encoded by the coding sequence ATGGCCTATAAAGCACTTTTACTGGATGGCGTGGACCCTGTCTGCGGTGAGATTTTCGAGCAACGAGGATTTGAGGTAACCGAAGCATCCGGCATGCAGTCGGATGAGCTCGAAAAGATAATCGGCGACTATCATGCTATGGTAGTGCGGAGCGCGACCAAAGTCACACTGCCCCTTCTGGAAAAGGCGGTAAACATGCGAGTGGTCGGAAGGGCCGGTGTGGGTGTGGACAATATCGACCTCGACGCCGCCACCCGCATGGGCATCCTGGTAATGAACACGCCCGACGGCAACACCATCTCCACCGCCGAACACACCTGCGGCATGATCCTGGCTCTTTCCCGGAACATTCCCGCCGCGGTAAGCTCCCTGAAGGAGGGGCGCTGGGACCGTAAAAAGTACCTGGGCACCGAGATCCATGGAAAAACCCTGGGCATCATCGGCCTCGGTAAAATCGGCTCCGGTGTGGCCGCGCGAATGAAATCCTTTGGCATGCATATCATCGGCTTCGACCCCTACACCACCCACGAACGAGCCGCAGAGATGGGGGTTGAGATGAAGGGGCTGGATGAAATTCTCGCTTCCGCCGACTACCTGACGGTTCATACGCCGCTCACGGACCAGACGCGTGACCTCGTCAGTCAAAAAAATGCCGACCGGATCAAACCCGGCATCAAGCTGATCAACTGCGCGCGCGGCGGCATCTACAATGAAAGCGACCTGCTGTCACTGATCGAACGCGGTATCGTCAGCGGGGCGGCCCTGGATGTGTACAGCAATGAGCCCCCCTCAGACGATCTGAAGGAACTGCTGCAACACCCCGCGGTTATCTGCACACCGCATCTGGGTGCATCCACCCAGGAAGCCCAGGGAAAAGTCGCCGAGCAGATCGCCCGGCAGATCGCGGACGCTATTGAGCAGAAAGGGTTTCAGGGCAGCCTGAACGGCAAGTCCATTGCACTGAGCACCAACAAGGAGGTGCAGCCGTTCCTCCAGCTTGCCGAACGGTTCGGGCACTTCCTCTCCCAGATTGCGCCGAAACACACCGAAGAGCTCTCCATCACATATAGCGGAACCTGCGCGAAACACTCCCAGGTCCTCACCGATTCCCTTCTCAGCGGCTTCATGAAGGGGAGTGTCGATGATGTGGTAAATCTGATCAACGCCCGGTATCATGCCGAAACCAGGGGGCTGAAAATTTCCGAAACCATCAGCCGTGAAACTCAGACCTACTCCGACCTGATTACGGTCGATCTCGGTCCCAAGGCCGATTACCGCAAGCTTTGCGCAACGCCTTTCGGAGAAAACGATTACCGGATTGTATCCATCGACGGCTTCAGTATTGAAATCCACCTGGAAGGCGAAATCATCCTCTACCAAAATATCGACAAACCCGGCATGCTGGCGGCAACAAGCGGCGCCCTGGCCAAAAGAGACATCAACATCGCCTCGCTGAGCCTCGGCCGTGACCTGAAAAACGCCCAGGCCATTACCGCATTCACCGTAGATACTACGCTCGACGAAAAAGATGTGGATTACATACACCGCATCGACGGCGTCAATGTGGTCAAATACGTGAGCATACGGGTTTGA